In Ptiloglossa arizonensis isolate GNS036 chromosome 6, iyPtiAriz1_principal, whole genome shotgun sequence, a single window of DNA contains:
- the Rich gene encoding guanine nucleotide exchange factor subunit Rich, which produces MFFPIGWPRVLNTTEPEKITAVVCNRDKILFAVLTTDALTIWYCKPCVPIIFIRRTADSLRKHGDNTLVQWRPDSSMLVIATSDSYLLFYRLSDTSPEGRGLYEQRDSPVTSLKRDSAELFIKEVIPSLVLTFEKSAWIDGGISSLVCIRDELMVATKTSHIIRHKWDGTVNRDYSLDLRRIPFSVDQQISTVAVPLTDKNVYVTDIEYSPLVGGFAIVLNTGKAAFLTAQSLKFDPNQVQGIWARDVDDATCAAVNHKYRLIAIGRQNSEGAVYYVDETTGGLEMSHTLSLSSKDYPGRPGRVRCLRWTPDSCAIVLAWEGGGLAVWSTFGALLLCSLKWDYGLRVDLTHDNPLHIHTMEWSAEGYQLWMLRESPDPSLTEENGNEGTNLRRSLIQLDFVKSPLTINPCMGHHGHLYLQGEDRLYLNLGGGVSTNTSTFHISSEIPNDSITQTLAGCKQWLVVPIPTAYSGSNWPIRYTAIDNEGMSIAVAGRTGLAHYSLPSRKWKLFGNETQERDFIVTGGLLWHQGFLIASSYSILDDKDEVRIYPRDTRLDNNYVRTVRMPSQVLLLNTLKDRLLTFCANAQISIYDMVPESNNDAGSIELIRLQTVDVSGLCVHPACVVSATLTTIRAETAGSHPHPESLLLNVSGRLLMVQREHCTDNPDVLFTCSAPTVLASYVENVWVPWRSKRDKPHLTEALWLFCGAHGMRVWLPLFPRNHQEKAHTFMSKRIMLPFHLRIYPLAILFEDAILLGAENDTVLFTSDTNSPFSLPFSLLELTSQVYLHQILRQLIHRNLGYHAWEIARSCSSLPYFPHSLELLLHEVLEEEATSKEPIPDAQLPSVVEFIREFPGVWARAVVQCARKTEIALWPYLFSVAGPPKKLLQDCLQRQQLDTAASYLIILQNLEPSAVSRQHATLLLDAALEQGRWELSKDLVRFLRAIDPNDVESPRTSWGGTSKLGVPPQTPPLSPHEDDLSLVLGTMQVSRSRSYSTTVTPKVQSDSAKDITPSSMLEKTRNVVMRRKKSVPTNTSKVEKADNKEGSAEEFFIDVILQRHARRLLSAKRLADLGRFAARLDFHLVTWFGRERDRAAKIDDYVAALKATHEDFVFAYPVLSLPTLQKFRRSSLTSLRSIRSISLESPEDEPLNTSFAVDLPDSGYTSLPSGRPPYTTLVSPVASLETQFPTTDTKLTAHMLHDANSVLSDSSTIWRDETESIVGTGVGTVCWVSPEPVEQTEVHAVSPCAPISRAEVQLRYLLQLFLEGGCLGWAAVLATILRDAPAMARTVRAAHAPMQTFDSVINLRDGLLTLTRWSHSECLGYRPFMSGIQVQISLLNRLVVIKQQQEQEQIPESPSPSPAPSAGSNQRGNLSRSRHSSISHASTTAPLEEDRSHELSLNVEEVAFRNNYSNLNSAENISSPSTCVIS; this is translated from the exons GGACGAGGTCTTTATGAACAAAGAGACTCTCCGGTTACAAGTTTAAAAAGAGATAGTGCTGAACTTTTTATTAAAGAAGTTATTCCTTCCTTAGTCTTGACATTT GAAAAATCAGCCTGGATAGATGGTGGTATCAGTTCGTTAGTTTGTATACGTGATGAGCTTATGGTTGCTACAAAGACAAGTCATATAATACGCCACAAATGGGATGGTACTGTAAATCGAGATTATTCTCTCGATTTAAGAAGAATTCCGTTTAGTGTTGATCAACAAATATCTACCGTAGCTGTACCTCTTACCGATAAAAATGTATATGTTACCGATATTGAATATTCTCCCTTAGTTGGTGGATTCGCAATTGTTCTTAATACAGGCAAAGCAGCATTTCTCACAGCACAGTCGCTGAAATTCGATCCCAAT CAAGTACAAGGAATTTGGGCTAGAGATGTTGACGATGCTACTTGTGCAGCTGTAAATCATAAATATCGTCTGATTGCAATTGGAAGGCAAAA TTCTGAGGGTGCAGTATATTATGTTGATGAAACAACAGGTGGTCTAGAAATGTCACATACCTTAAGCTTATCCTCAAAAGATTATCCAGGAAGACCAGGTCGTGTAAGGTGTTTAAGATGGACTCCTGATAGTTGTGCCATTGTGTTAGCTTGGGAAGGTGGTGGCCTAGCAGTATGGAGTACATTCGGTGCTTTGTTACTTTGTAGTTTAAAATGGGATTATGGTTTGAGAGTAGATTTGACCCATGATAATCCTTTACACATCCATACAATG GAGTGGTCTGCAGAAGGTTATCAGCTTTGGATGTTAAGGGAATCTCCGGATCCCTCTTTGACAGAGGAAAATGGAAATGAAGGAACTAATTTAAGGCGTTCTTTGATACAGTTAGATTTTGTAAAGAGTCCTTTGACGATCAATCCTTGCATG GGTCATCATGGACATTTATATTTACAAGGTGAAGATAGATTGTATTTAAATCTCGGTGGTGGAGTTTCTACAAACACTTCAACTTTTCATATTAGTAGTGAAATACCTAATGATTCTATAACGCAAACACTTGCGGGTTGTAAGCAATGGCTAGTTGTTCCCATCCCTACCGCATATAGTGGTTCCAATTGGCCAATAAGA taCACTGCTATCGATAACGAAGGTATGAGCATAGCTGTAGCTGGACGGACAGGGTTAGCTCATTATTCTTTACCTTCGCGTAAATGGAAACTTTTTGGTAATGAAACTCAAGAACGTGATTTCATTGTAACCGGAGGATTATTATGGCACCAAGGTTTTTTAATAGCTAGTAGTTACTCAATATTAGATGATAAAGATGAAGTTAGAATATATCCACGCGATACACGTTTGGATAACAATTATGTTAGAACTGTTAGAATGCCATCACAAGTGTTATTATTAAATACACTAAAAGATAGACTTTTAACATTTTGTGCTAATGCGCAAATTAGCATTTACGATATggtacccgaaagcaataatg ATGCAGGAAGTATAGAATTAATAAGATTACAGACTGTAGATGTTAGTGGACTTTGTGTTCATCCTGCCTGTGTTGTAAGTGCCACTTTAACTACTATACGTGCAGAAACGGCAGGAAGTCATCCGCATCCTGAAAGTCTTTTGTTAAATGTATCTGGACGCCTTCTTATGGTTCAACGAGAACATTGTACTGATAATCCAGATGTT CTGTTTACATGTAGTGCTCCAACAGTATTAGCTTCTTATGTAGAAAACGTCTGGGTACCGTGGAGATCGAAAAGAGATAAGCCTCATTTAACAGAAGCATTGTGGTTATTTTGTGGTGCTCATGGCATGCGTGTTTGGCTACCATTATTCCCAAGAAATCATCAAGAAAAAGCACATACATTTATGAGCAAAAGAATAATGTTACCTTTTCACTTACGTATTTATCCTTTGGCTATACTCTTCGAGGATGCTATTTTATTAGGAGCAGAAAATGATACAGTCCTTTTTACTTCGGATACAAATTCTCCATTTTCATTACCTTTTAGTTTATTGGAActtaca agTCAAGTTTATCTTCATCAAATATTACGACAACTTATACATCGCAATTTGGGATATCATGCTTGGGAAATTGCTCGTTCGTGTTCTTCACTGCCATATTTTCCACATTCGTTAGAACTTTTACTTCATGAAGTTCTAGAAGAAGAAGCAACTAGTAAAGAACCAATCCCAGATGCTCAGCTGCCTTCTGTAGTGGAATtcattcgagaatttccaggaGTATGGGCTAGAGCAGTTGTACAATGTGCTAGAAAAACAGAGATAGCCCTTTGGCCTTATTTATTCTCTGTTGCTGGACCACCGAAGAAACTATTGCAAGATTGTTTGCAACGTCAGCAACTCGATACTGCTGCTAGTTACTTAATAATTCTACAGAACCTAGAACCGTCTGCTGTTAGTCGGCAACATGCTACCTTATTATTGGATGCTGCTCTAGAACAGGGAAGGTGGGAACTTTCAAAGGATCTCGTTCGTTTTCTCAGAGCCATTG ATCCGAATGATGTGGAATCTCCGCGAACATCTTGGGGAGGAACATCAAAATTAGGAGTACCTCCCCAAACACCACCACTTTCACCCCATGAAGATGATTTATCCCTAGTATTAGGGACCATGCAAGTTTCAAGAAGTCGAAGCTACAGTACTACGGTGACACCTAAAGTACAATCTGACTCAGCCAAAGATATCACTCCGTCTTCAATGTTAGAAAAAACTAGAAATGTAGTTATGAGACGAAAAAAGTCTGTGCCTACAAACACTTCTAAAGTTGAAAAAGCTGACAACAA AGAGGGATCGGCTGAAGAGTTTTTTATTGACGTAATATTACAACGTCATGCTCGTCGATTACTCTCGGCAAAGCGACTTGCAGATCTAGGCAGATTTGCTGCACGATTAGACTTTCATTTAGTTACATGGTTTGGCAGAGAACGTGATAGAGCAGCGAAAATCGATGATTACGTTGCAGCATTGAAAGCAACGCATGAAGATTTTGTATTTGCTTACCCTGTGCTATCTCTTCCAACTCTGCAGAAGTTTAGAAGATCCAGTCTTACATCTCTACGTTCAATAAGATCAATTAGTTTAGAAAGTCCAGAAGATGAACCATTGAATACAAGCTTTGCAGTCGATTTGCCCGATAGTGGTTACACAAGTTTACCAAGTGGTCGACCACCTTATACCACCTTAGTTTCCCCCGTTGCAAGCTTAGAAACTCAATTTCCCACAACTGACACTAAATTAACAGCACATATGTTacacg ATGCTAATAGTGTTCTTAGCGACAGTAGTACCATTTGGAGAGATGAAACTGAATCCATTGTTGGGACTGGCGTTGGAACAGTGTGCTGGGTTTCACCAGAACCAGTAGAACAGACAGAAGTTCATGCTGTTTCACCTTGTGCACCGATAAGTCGGGCGGAAGTACAACTtagataccttttacaattatttcttgAAGGCGGTTGCCTAGGATGGGCTGCGGTACTAGCAACTATTTTACGCGATGCTCCTGCTATGGCTAGAACTGTAAGAGCAGCACATGCTCCTATGCAAACTTTTGattctgtaattaatttaaGGGATGGTCTTCTTACATTAACTAGGTGGTCTCACTCTGAATG TTTGGGGTATAGACCATTTATGTCTGGCATCCAAGTACAAATTTCTTTGTTGAACAGACTAGTTGTAATTAAACAACAGCAAGAACAGGAACAGATACCAGAAAGTCCTTCTCCTAGTCCAGCTCCATCCGCTGGTAGTAACCAACGTGGAAATTTATCTCGATCGCGACATTCATCTATTAGTCATGCTTCAACGACTGCTCCATTAGAGGAAGATCGATCGCATGAATTATCTCTAAATGTTGAAGAGGTGGCTTTCCGAAATAATTATAGCAATCTCAACAGtgcagaaaatatttcttcaccGTCAACATGTGTAATTTCTTAA
- the Sturkopf gene encoding lipid droplet associated hydrolase sturkopf isoform X1, which yields MQRAMLNWNGVPTQVITEGRWVEEGLSQCGNKDVVVIIPGNPGVPQFYEGFIKTLKTKLPSETPVWVIGHAGHVQPPNNLLSTMPNDSTWYQHYSLMAQLEHKKEFIKKYVPEDAKLHLIGHSIGSWMVLNILKDNFISKRVTKCYLLFPTIEHMAKTRNGRFFTRVVSRIAFILIFLCWILSCLPHFIVVFLISAFSLLYGIPGKYNKAIQELLNPRSLKNVIKMADEEMEIVKERDDDILSKHVDKLWFYYGNCDDWTPAVYYKDMIATHPRINAEFCKHGYHHSFVLQSDKEIGQIVGDLINKSIYLGNAK from the exons ATGCAACGTGCTATGCTAAACTGGAACGGTGTGCCTACCCAAGTAATTACGGAAGGTCGTTGGGTAGAAGAAGGCCTTTCGCAGTGTGGCAATAAAGATGTAGTGGTTATCATTCCGGGTAATCCTGGTGTTCCACAATTTTACGAGGGATTTATAAAAACTCTCAAAACGAAACTCCCCAGCGAAACACCAGTTTGGGTGATAGGACATGCAGGACATGTACAACCGCCAAATAATTTACTAAGTACCATGCCAAATGATTCAACGTGGTATCAACATTATAGTTTAATGGCGCAACTCGAACACAAG AAAgagtttataaaaaaatatgtgcCAGAAGACGCAAAGTTACATCTTATTGGTCATTCGATAGGAAGTTGGATGGTTTTAAACATATTGAAagacaattttatttctaaaagaGTAACAAAATGTTACTTATTGTTTCCAACCATAGAACATATGGCCAAAACTCGTAATGGACGCTTTTTCACTAGAGTT GTATCGCGTATTGCATTCATTCTAATCTTTCTTTGTTGGATACTCTCGTGTTTGCCACATTTTATAGTAGTTTTTTTGATCAGTGCTTTTTCATTGCTGTATGGTATACCTGGAAAGTATAACAAAGCGATACAGGAACTTTTAAATCCTCGTAGcttgaaaaatgtaattaaaatggCGGACGAAGAAATGGAAATTGTAAAAGAACGAGACGACGATATACTTTCAAAACATGTCGATAAGTTATGGTTCTATTACGGTAATTGCGACGATTGGACTCCAGCTGTATATTATAAAGATATGATAGCTACGCATCCTCGTATCAATGCAGAATTCTGTAAGCATGGTTATCATCATAGTTTTGTTTTACAATCTGATAAGGAAATCGGTCAAATTGTTGGAGATTTAATTAACAAAAGCATATATCTTGGTAATGCTAAATAG
- the LOC143148250 gene encoding uncharacterized protein LOC143148250 isoform X5, whose translation MLRATSLLLLIYLNTGLSHGMECSFGEKSLWNHLISNSCPGLLDPPSKSFCCLDVENNKSYCCEGHTFALMTTWVLVAVIFVVVTIISLVIFCISCLCCIFYRRHRIRHQGIIYGRKSQPVLYTNEVYMKQTPYNPHYYV comes from the exons atgttACGTGCTACTTCTTTGTTACTGCTTATTTATCTTAACACAGGGTTATCCCACG GAATGGAATGTTCATTCGGCGAGAAGAGTTTGTGGAATCATTTGATAAGTAATTCGTGCCCAGGACTCTTGGATCCTCCTAGCAAATCTTTCTGTTGTCTTGATGTTGAGAATAATAAAAGCTATTGTTGCGAAGGACACACATTTGCTCTTATGACGACATG GGTTCTTGTCGCAGTGATTTTCGTGGTTGTTACAATAATTTCATTGgtaatattttgtatatcgTGTTTATGCTGTATTTTCTATCGGCGACATCGCATACGCCATCAGGGCATAATTTATGGAC GAAAATCGCAACCAGTTCTATACACAAACGAAGTTTATATGAAGCAAACACCGTACAATCCACATTACTATGTTTAG
- the LOC143148250 gene encoding uncharacterized protein LOC143148250 isoform X1, with product MLRATSLLLLIYLNTGLSHGMECSFGEKSLWNHLISNSCPGLLDPPSKSFCCLDVENNKSYCCEGHTFALMTTWVLVAVIFVVVTIISLVIFCISCLCCIFYRRHRIRHQGIIYGRAEIPSVVQITQTPANFPLPIQKIATSSIHKRSLYEANTVQSTLLCLV from the exons atgttACGTGCTACTTCTTTGTTACTGCTTATTTATCTTAACACAGGGTTATCCCACG GAATGGAATGTTCATTCGGCGAGAAGAGTTTGTGGAATCATTTGATAAGTAATTCGTGCCCAGGACTCTTGGATCCTCCTAGCAAATCTTTCTGTTGTCTTGATGTTGAGAATAATAAAAGCTATTGTTGCGAAGGACACACATTTGCTCTTATGACGACATG GGTTCTTGTCGCAGTGATTTTCGTGGTTGTTACAATAATTTCATTGgtaatattttgtatatcgTGTTTATGCTGTATTTTCTATCGGCGACATCGCATACGCCATCAGGGCATAATTTATGGAC GCGCAGAAATACCTAGTGTCGTACAAATAACTCAAACACCCGCGAATTTTCCACTTCCGATTCA GAAAATCGCAACCAGTTCTATACACAAACGAAGTTTATATGAAGCAAACACCGTACAATCCACATTACTATGTTTAGTTTGA
- the LOC143148250 gene encoding uncharacterized protein LOC143148250 isoform X6 — MLRATSLLLLIYLNTGLSHGMECSFGEKSLWNHLISNSCPGLLDPPSKSFCCLDVENNKSYCCEGHTFALMTTWVLVAVIFVVVTIISLVIFCISCLCCIFYRRHRIRHQGIIYGRPPMA; from the exons atgttACGTGCTACTTCTTTGTTACTGCTTATTTATCTTAACACAGGGTTATCCCACG GAATGGAATGTTCATTCGGCGAGAAGAGTTTGTGGAATCATTTGATAAGTAATTCGTGCCCAGGACTCTTGGATCCTCCTAGCAAATCTTTCTGTTGTCTTGATGTTGAGAATAATAAAAGCTATTGTTGCGAAGGACACACATTTGCTCTTATGACGACATG GGTTCTTGTCGCAGTGATTTTCGTGGTTGTTACAATAATTTCATTGgtaatattttgtatatcgTGTTTATGCTGTATTTTCTATCGGCGACATCGCATACGCCATCAGGGCATAATTTATGGAC GACCACCTATGGCCTGA
- the LOC143148250 gene encoding uncharacterized protein LOC143148250 isoform X2 — protein MLRATSLLLLIYLNTGLSHGMECSFGEKSLWNHLISNSCPGLLDPPSKSFCCLDVENNKSYCCEGHTFALMTTWVLVAVIFVVVTIISLVIFCISCLCCIFYRRHRIRHQGIIYGQIPSVVQITQTPANFPLPIQKIATSSIHKRSLYEANTVQSTLLCLV, from the exons atgttACGTGCTACTTCTTTGTTACTGCTTATTTATCTTAACACAGGGTTATCCCACG GAATGGAATGTTCATTCGGCGAGAAGAGTTTGTGGAATCATTTGATAAGTAATTCGTGCCCAGGACTCTTGGATCCTCCTAGCAAATCTTTCTGTTGTCTTGATGTTGAGAATAATAAAAGCTATTGTTGCGAAGGACACACATTTGCTCTTATGACGACATG GGTTCTTGTCGCAGTGATTTTCGTGGTTGTTACAATAATTTCATTGgtaatattttgtatatcgTGTTTATGCTGTATTTTCTATCGGCGACATCGCATACGCCATCAGGGCATAATTTATGGAC AAATACCTAGTGTCGTACAAATAACTCAAACACCCGCGAATTTTCCACTTCCGATTCA GAAAATCGCAACCAGTTCTATACACAAACGAAGTTTATATGAAGCAAACACCGTACAATCCACATTACTATGTTTAGTTTGA
- the LOC143148250 gene encoding uncharacterized protein LOC143148250 isoform X3: MLRATSLLLLIYLNTGLSHGMECSFGEKSLWNHLISNSCPGLLDPPSKSFCCLDVENNKSYCCEGHTFALMTTWVLVAVIFVVVTIISLVIFCISCLCCIFYRRHRIRHQGIIYGRAEIPSVVQITQTPANFPLPIQYVPNPTV, translated from the exons atgttACGTGCTACTTCTTTGTTACTGCTTATTTATCTTAACACAGGGTTATCCCACG GAATGGAATGTTCATTCGGCGAGAAGAGTTTGTGGAATCATTTGATAAGTAATTCGTGCCCAGGACTCTTGGATCCTCCTAGCAAATCTTTCTGTTGTCTTGATGTTGAGAATAATAAAAGCTATTGTTGCGAAGGACACACATTTGCTCTTATGACGACATG GGTTCTTGTCGCAGTGATTTTCGTGGTTGTTACAATAATTTCATTGgtaatattttgtatatcgTGTTTATGCTGTATTTTCTATCGGCGACATCGCATACGCCATCAGGGCATAATTTATGGAC GCGCAGAAATACCTAGTGTCGTACAAATAACTCAAACACCCGCGAATTTTCCACTTCCGATTCAGTACGTTCCAAATCCTACAGTGTAA
- the Sturkopf gene encoding lipid droplet associated hydrolase sturkopf isoform X2: MQRAMLNWNGVPTQVITEGRWVEEGLSQCGNKDVVVIIPGNPGVPQFYEGFIKTLKTKLPSETPVWVIGHAGHVQPPNNLLSTMPNDSTWYQHYSLMAQLEHKKEFIKKYVPEDAKLHLIGHSIGSWMVLNILKDNFISKRVTKCYLLFPTIEHMAKTRNGRFFTRVVSRIAFILIFLCWILSCLPHFIVVFLISAFSLLYGIPGKYNKAIQELLNPRSLKNVIKMADEEMEIVKERDDDILSKHVDKLWFYYGNCDDWTPAVYYKDMIATHPRINAEF; the protein is encoded by the exons ATGCAACGTGCTATGCTAAACTGGAACGGTGTGCCTACCCAAGTAATTACGGAAGGTCGTTGGGTAGAAGAAGGCCTTTCGCAGTGTGGCAATAAAGATGTAGTGGTTATCATTCCGGGTAATCCTGGTGTTCCACAATTTTACGAGGGATTTATAAAAACTCTCAAAACGAAACTCCCCAGCGAAACACCAGTTTGGGTGATAGGACATGCAGGACATGTACAACCGCCAAATAATTTACTAAGTACCATGCCAAATGATTCAACGTGGTATCAACATTATAGTTTAATGGCGCAACTCGAACACAAG AAAgagtttataaaaaaatatgtgcCAGAAGACGCAAAGTTACATCTTATTGGTCATTCGATAGGAAGTTGGATGGTTTTAAACATATTGAAagacaattttatttctaaaagaGTAACAAAATGTTACTTATTGTTTCCAACCATAGAACATATGGCCAAAACTCGTAATGGACGCTTTTTCACTAGAGTT GTATCGCGTATTGCATTCATTCTAATCTTTCTTTGTTGGATACTCTCGTGTTTGCCACATTTTATAGTAGTTTTTTTGATCAGTGCTTTTTCATTGCTGTATGGTATACCTGGAAAGTATAACAAAGCGATACAGGAACTTTTAAATCCTCGTAGcttgaaaaatgtaattaaaatggCGGACGAAGAAATGGAAATTGTAAAAGAACGAGACGACGATATACTTTCAAAACATGTCGATAAGTTATGGTTCTATTACGGTAATTGCGACGATTGGACTCCAGCTGTATATTATAAAGATATGATAGCTACGCATCCTCGTATCAATGCAGAATTCT aa
- the LOC143148250 gene encoding uncharacterized protein LOC143148250 isoform X4: MLRATSLLLLIYLNTGLSHGMECSFGEKSLWNHLISNSCPGLLDPPSKSFCCLDVENNKSYCCEGHTFALMTTWVLVAVIFVVVTIISLVIFCISCLCCIFYRRHRIRHQGIIYGQIPSVVQITQTPANFPLPIQYVPNPTV, from the exons atgttACGTGCTACTTCTTTGTTACTGCTTATTTATCTTAACACAGGGTTATCCCACG GAATGGAATGTTCATTCGGCGAGAAGAGTTTGTGGAATCATTTGATAAGTAATTCGTGCCCAGGACTCTTGGATCCTCCTAGCAAATCTTTCTGTTGTCTTGATGTTGAGAATAATAAAAGCTATTGTTGCGAAGGACACACATTTGCTCTTATGACGACATG GGTTCTTGTCGCAGTGATTTTCGTGGTTGTTACAATAATTTCATTGgtaatattttgtatatcgTGTTTATGCTGTATTTTCTATCGGCGACATCGCATACGCCATCAGGGCATAATTTATGGAC AAATACCTAGTGTCGTACAAATAACTCAAACACCCGCGAATTTTCCACTTCCGATTCAGTACGTTCCAAATCCTACAGTGTAA